From Chloracidobacterium thermophilum B:
CGTCAGGCCGATGCCTACGAAGAACTCGACCGCGACCTGCTCAGCCGGGTGTACAAGTTCCTGCAGGTGTACCGGCGCACGCATGCTTTCCCGGCCGTCCGCGCCAGGGAAATCAAGCAGTGGGCGGAAACCGGTGCCTATGCGTCCCTGCTGGATGGGAGTTACTGGATGCGTCCGACGCCGCCCGATGACGTGCCGGGCCGGGCGTGGTCTCCGGCGGACAGCCCCGGCCCGCCGCCGACGGGTGGCGCGGTGGTGCTGCCGGTCTGTCCGGCCTGTGGTGCCGGACAGGTCGATCCCCAGGCGCGGTTCTGTTACCAGTGTGGGCATCCGATGGACCGGCCGGCGGCCAGATCAGCCCTGCCGCCACCGTTGCCGGCAGAAACGGGGCTTCGTTGCCCCAACTGCGATGCGGTCATCTCGAAAAGCGACGTGTTCTGCCCGGTCTGCGGCTTGAACACACAACTTGGATGAGTCCAAAGCCAAGGACCTGAAACATCACGATGCTGGCCAAGCGCATCATTCCCTGCCTCGATGTCAACGCCGGGCGCGTTGTCAAAGGCGTCCGCTTTCTTGACCTCGTGGACGCCGGCGACCCTGTTGCCCAAGCGCGGCGCTACGATGCCGAAGGCGCGGACGAACTCGTTTTTCTCGACATCACCGCCTCATCCGACCGCCGGGCGATTGTCACCCAGATGGTACGCGCCGTGGCTGATGCCGTGTTCATTCCCTTCACGGTCGGCGGCGGCATCCGTACCGTGGACGACATGCGCGCCATTCTCCTCGCCGGCGCCGACAAGATTTCCATCAACACGGCCGCCGTCCAGCAACCACAGCTCATTGCCGAAGGCGCGCTGAAATTCGGCAGCCAGTGCATCGTCGTCGCCATTGATGCCCGGCGCATCCCGGAGACAAACCCGCCACGCTGGGAAGTCTTTCTGCACGGCGGACGTACTCCGACGGGCAAAGACGCCATTGCCTGGGCCATCGAAGCCGAACGGCTGGGCGCCGGCGAAATCCTGCTGACCAGTATGGACCGCGACGGCACACAGGACGGCTACGATCTCGAACTCACCGCGCAGGTGGCCGCCGCGGTGTCCATTCCGGTCATTGCTTCAGGCGGCGTGGGGACGCTTGAACACCTGCATGCCGGTTTGACCGTCGGCGGGGCCAGCGCTGCGCTGGCCGCTTCCATTTTTCACTTCGGGCAGCACACCATCGCCGAAGCCAAAGCCTACCTGCGCGCACGCGGGGTGTGCGTCCGGCAGGTTTGAAATCCGGGCGCGCCAACTGCCGGAACCGGCGCAATTGCACCCAAGGCATCCAGTTCCGCCTGTTTGGAGCGCACGAGGTCATAAACAGCCGTATCCAGCCAGGCACGGGTTTGAAACCGGGGATACACCGCCAGACGCGGACGCAGTACAAAACCCCACGCCGCCAGTTCGGCCGCATAGCGCGCCGGAGCCAGCCAGGGGGCATCCGGGTTGATCTGGTCCGGTTCCGGCGAAATACCGCCCAGGTCACGCGCTCCGGCCAGCACCAGTTCCCGACGGTCGGCAGCCTCTGGCACGAGGTTGGGCGGAATCTGGATCACCACGTCCGACGGCAGTATGGCGCGCGCCAACCGTACGACGGCGGCCAGCGTTGGAACGTCCGGCCCCGTCCAATCCGCCATGGCCGTTCCCGGATGGGGAACGAACGGCTGAAGGATGACCTCCTGAATGTGTCCGTACTGGTGATGCAGTTCGGCAATCGCCTCCAGCGAGGCTTCGCGGTCGGCCGGTGTTTCACCGATGCCGATGAGCAGACCCGTCGTAAACGGCACCTGCGCCCGTCCGGCCGCAGCCAGTGTCGCCAGCCGCAGGTGGGGTGCCTTTCCTGGCGCATGCTGATGGGCTGGCTGCCGGAGAAGCTCCCGGCTGGTTGTTTCCAGCATCATGCCCATCGAAACACAAACCGGGCGCAGACGGCGGAATTCTTCCTCTGTCTGATTGCCGATGTTGATGTGCGGCAGCAAACCCTGTTCGAGCGCCAGCCGGCACACGGCGGCCAGATAGTCGTGGTAGTCCCGGAAACCCCAGGCAGCCAATGTTGCCCGCAGGCGCGGAAAGACCATGACGCCTTCGCCGCTCATAATAAGCACTTCATGACAACCAGCCTGTTTTCCGCGAACAAAACAGCTCGCCGCTTCTTCGAGGGAAGCCAGCGGTGTCGGGCGCGCGAAAGCGCAGTAGCCACAGGCAAAAAGACAACTGTAGGTGGGAATGAACGTCAGGCTGTGCGAGCAGGTGACGACTTCCAGCCGGTGCGGTTCCGAACCGGAGGCTTCCCAACCTGCGCCGGTGCCTTCCAGGCCTGTGGGCTGGGAACCGCCCCGTTGCATCTTTTCCGGGCGTGCGTATGCTGAAACCAAGTCAACCATCCTGCCGTTGGCGTGCCGGACCATAGCGGGTCACGCAATGGCTGAAATGTGAGGGATGCCTATTTCCAAGGTCGAAGGTAACACACAAGGTCTCAAATCCAGTCAGGTCAAGCGGCTCGAACGCCTGCTTGCGCGCCGGGTTCCGCCACGGGACATCATCACTCCGGAGTTGGCGCGGCAGATGACGGAACTTTCGGCTGAAATCCGGCGGCAGGTCGGCGTGCTCATCAGCCGGCACGGACAGGTTGAATGTGTCATGGTCGGCGACGCTGGCGGCATCGTCATTCCCGATCTCAAGCGGGTGCGCGTTGGGCAGGGGCGTTTTCGCGGGTTGCGGTGTCTGCACACGCAGCTTTCCGGGCCGGGGCTGACCCGCGACGACCTCAACGACCTGGCATTGCTGCGTCTCGATCTCATGGGCGTCATCAGCGTCGGCGACAACGGCCTGCCAAACTGGATTCACGCCGCCCATCTTCTCCCCGCCACCGATGCTGTCACGGACGATACAGCAGAACCTTGGGCCTACTTGGACAAAGTGCATCCGAGTCAGCTCCAGGTGGATTTCCTCGACCTTATCGAATATCTCGAAGCTGAGTTTGCCCGCACCCGGCGGCTGCGGGACGCGCGTGACCTGCGGGACCGCGCCATGCTGGTTGTGGTCACAACCGGGGCACTGGCAGACGCCGAAGCCTCCATGGAAGAACTCGTCGAACTGGCGGAATCGTGCGATTTGGTCGTGGTGGACAAACTCATCCAGCGGCGACGCGAACTTGACCCCAAAACCCTGCTTGGCAAAGGCAAGTTGCAGGAAGTCATCATCCGCAGCCTCCAGCATGCGGCCGATGTCCTGCTCTTTGACCAGGACTTGTCCCCGGCGCAGGTACGGACCATCGAAGCGGCAACCGACCTGAAGATTCTCGACCGCACCCAGCTCATTCTGGACATCTTCGCCCAGCGCGCCCGCAGCCGCGAAGGGAAAGTTCAGGTCGAACTGGCGCAGCTCAAATACCTGTTGCCGCGTCTGGCCGGACACGGGGCGGATATGTCCCGACTGGCTGGCGGCATCGGCGCCCGTGGGCCCGGCGAGACGAAACTCGAAGTGGACCGCCGCCGGGCCCGCGACCGGATTGCCGACCTGGAAAAACTCATCACGAGCCTGCGCAGCCAACGCCAGACACGCCGTGCGCAACGTGACCGGCAGCAGTTGCCAGTGGTTTCCATCGTCGGCTACACCAACGCCGGAAAGTCCACCCTGCTCAACACGTTGACCTCCAGTGAGGTCGTGGCCGAGCGCCGCATGTTTGCCACCCTCGACCCCACAAGCCGCCGGCTCCGCCTGCCGCGCGACCGCGACATCATTATCAACGATACCGTCGGGTTCATCCGGGACCTGCCACCCACGCTGATGGCAGCTTTCAAGGCGACGCTCGAAGAAATCGAAACTTCCGATTTGCTCCTGCACCTGGTGGACATTGCTGCTCCCGACTACGAACGGCGCATCGCCGCCGTGGAGGACATCCTGGCGCAACTGGGGCTTTCGCACCTGCCACGCCAACTTGTCTTCAACAAGGCGGATCTCCTTCCGGCCGAGCAGGTCGCAGCGCTCTGCGTCCGCCATCAGGCAATTGCCATCGTGGCTTACGACCGGGCAACGCTGCCGCCGCTATTGCAATCCATAGATGCCTGGCTTTCTTCACCTGGCAACCGGGAAGCAGGCGTGGGCGCCGGATATGCCCCCTGGGAACCGGTTGGCAACGCCAGCGTGCTTGTTTCCTGAAGCACGTTCCCGACGGGTACTTTTGCCCTCAAGCCGGTGGCTGCCTGCTGCCCAGGCCTGAAACGTCGTCAAACGCCACAAAATGACTTTTCTTGATTGCACCTATGATTCAGCTATGATGCGCGCCTTGTTGCGCGATTCCTACCTTTGCTGGGCGATGTGACTTTCTTTTATCGTGTTACGTTTCATGTTCCGGTCTTTTCCATCATCCGTTTTTCCTCTTCACGCCGCCTGGGCCGTCCTGACCCTGGCGGCCTGGCTGTTCTGTGGGGTGGTGATGACCACGCCGGTCATGGCCCAGGGAGGACTCCAGGCCGATGCCATGCAGGACCCCCTCCAGCCGCAACTCATTGAAGACGTGCAGTTCCGGGGCAACCGCCGGATTCCTACTGACACCCTGCGCCTGTACGTCACCATGAAACCGGGCGACCTCTACAGCGCCGAGCAGGCCCAGCGCGACTACCAGGCCGTTCTCGCCCAGGGCTTTTTTGACCCCCTGCGCAGCAATATCACCCTCGAACCGGGCAATACAGGCGGCGTCATCGTCGTCTTCAACCTGACCGAATATCCGGTCATCCGGGACATTCAGTACGAAGGATTGAAGTCCATTCAGCTCAGCGATGTGCTGACCCGCTACAAAGAAAAGCGCATCTCGCTTACCAAGGACTCCCCCTACGATCCCGTCCAGGTCAAGCGGGCAGAAGCCGAACTCAAGACCATGCTCAGCGAACGTGGCCGCCCCAATGCCATCGTGACGGCCGAAATCGAGGACGTATCGAAGACCTCCATCATCATCATCTTCAATGTGGACGAAGGCGCGCGCGTCCGGGTCGCCAAAATTGACTTCGAGGGCAATCAGGTCTTTTCGAGCCGCACGCTCCGCAAGCAGATGAAATACACCAAACCGTCCGGCTTTCTCACCCGCTTCACCTCCAAGGATGTCTATTCACCGGAGAAGTTCGAGACGGACATGCAGTTGGTGGCGCAGTTCCTGCGTGAAAAGGGCTACCTGCGCCCGACGATTGGCAAGCCTCGCATCGAGAACATCGGCAAGGTCGGCGGCGGCATCCCGCTTATCAGCAAAAAGTCCGACGGACTGCGGATTGTCGTCCCGATTGACGAGGGCATCCGCTACCGGTTTGGGGAGATCACCACGGAAGGTTCAACCATTTTCACACCCGAACAGGTGCTGCTCATTTCAGGGATGCGCAAGGGCGACATCGCCAGCGCCAAAACCATCCGGGAAGGCGTCTATGAGCGCCTCAAAAAGGCCTATGGCAGCCGGGGTTACATTCAGGCGGATGTCAACGTCCAGCCCACCTTCAAGCCACCCGCCCCCGGAGAATCCGAAGGCGTCGCGGATTTCACCATTTTCATCGAGGAAGGTTCGGTCTATACCATCGAGCAGATCGAGTTTTCCGGCAACAACACGACCCGCGACAAGGTGCTGCGGCGCGAGCTGCTCGTCAGCGAAGGTGAGCCGTACAATCAGGAACTGATGGAGTATTCCATCCTGCTGCTCAACCAGCTTGGCTACTTCGACGAAATCAAAAAGGAAGACATCCAGACGACGACCGACGAACGCCGCAAGACGGTCAACGTCGTCATCAAGGTCAAGGAACGTGGACGCCAGCAGATTCAGTTTTCTGGCGGTGTTTCCGGCATTGGCGGCTCGTTCATCGGCCTGACCTACACGACAAACAACCTGTTTGGCTACGGACAGAGCGTTGCGGTGGACATCCAGGCCGGAAACCTCTTTCGCAACATCGCCCTGTCGTACAGCGATCCCTACTTCCTTGACCGCCGGATTGGGTTTGGCGTTTCGGTCTTCAGTCAGCGTTTCCGTTATGCCAGCGGCATCAGCGGCGCGGCCATTGCCAGCGGCTTTTTCAACAGCTTCACCGGACTGGACGAGCGAAACCTCTTTACTCAGGACACCACCGGGGCTTCGCTATCGCTTTCCGCTCCGCTGGCCGTACTCACCAACCGGTTTCCCAAGTTCAGCCGCGTCTCGCGGATTGGCGTCAGCTACAGCTACAGCCGCTCACGCATTACCGATCCGCCGGTCAACCGTGACAACAACCCCGACAACGACATCATCGTGACCTTCGCGCAGCCGGGCATTACGATCAGTTCCCTGACGCCCTCGTTCGTCTATAACACGGTCAACAATCCCATCAACCCGACGAGCGGGCGTAACTTCACCCTCAGTTTCACCTGGTCGGGACTGGGCGGACGGGTCAAGAACCTGTCCCCGGTGCTGGAATACCGTGAATTTCGCCCCTTCCGTTTTCTGGGTCAGGGCATTGAAAAACCGGCTGTGCTGGGCATGCGCTTCCGCGCCGCCCACGTGAGCGCCTACGGCACGCCCTTTGACAGCAACTCGCTGGCCTTCATTGGCGGCGTTCCCCAGTTCAACCGCTTCTATACGGGCGGCGAGTTCGAGATTCGCGGCTACGGGATTCGTACGATTTCACCGGTTGCCCCCATTGAGGACCGCCGGACAACGACGGACGTCCGGGTCGTGGATGCTCTGACCGGACAGGTGCTGCAACCGGGCCTGCAGGTCAGCCCGACGGTCATTCAGGAATACACCTACACGGACAAGCTCTTTCCGCTTCCGCCTGGCTCTTTCCAATTCATTCCGGTTGGCGGCGACTCCCAGTTGTTGCTGAACCTTGAGTATCGCATCCCTATTGTCGGGCCGCTTTCGGTAGCCCTATTTGCCGATGGCGGCTCGGTGTTCAACCTCCGCTCCCTGAGCGATCAGAGCATCCGCGCGCGGGCGCTGCCGGCTACGCTGGGTTCGACGCCCGATTCACCCGTGCCGGGCCCCATCATTCTGCGCCCGGACGGCACCCGCCTTGACGGCACCCGTCCCAACGATCCCAATCCCAGCGGCCCCCTGCCGGATGGCTTTCGGGTGGCGTTCGTTCAGGCCCAGCAGGCTTCCCGGACGCAGGTCAACCTGAGCCAGACGCTGGGCGGCATCGGGCGCAACTTCCGCGCCTCGCTTGGAGCCGAGTTGCAGGTCAACCTGCCGGTGTTACAGGTACCCTTCCGCCTGATTTTTGCCTATAACCCCGGCGCGAAAACCAACGTCTTTGACCCACGCCAGCTTGGTATCATTGAAGAACGTGGTGTCATCCGCTTTACTGTCGGGCGAACGTTCTAGGGTGGCGTGGTTTGCTTCCGTGCCGACCTTCCTGGTTACTGTTTTGTGAAGGATACAGCTTATGCCCCTGTTTGCATGTCTTGCGTTGAGCCTCCTGCCTCCGGTTGGCGGAAGCCTGCCGGTGTCCCCCGCCATCACAACTGAACCACCTGCACCACAGGCGGCCCCGGCTCCGCCCCGCATTGCGGTCGTCAACACCCAGGCGTTTGGTGAACTCATCAACGAATACCGGCAGCAGGTCGTGACACTCCAGACCGAGTTTCGCCCGACACTGGATGCCATCCAACGCTTAGGGGCCGAGATTCAGGCCGAAGAAGACGCGCTTCAGCGTCTGGCCGACCAGCTTGCGCCCGATGTGCGCCTCAAACGCACCGATGACCTCGAACGCAAGAAAAAGGACTTCAAACGGCGGCAGGAAGACCTCAACGAAGCCGTCGAAAAGCGGGCCGCGATTTTGCTCAATCCCGTCCGCGAAAAGATTTCCAAGGCGCTCGAAGCCTATGCCAAGGAGCGTGGCATTCACATTCTGCTCGACGTTGTCACGGCGGCCGAAGCCGGAGGACTCGTCTATCTCGCGCCCGGCATGGACATTACCGAAGACTTTGCTGC
This genomic window contains:
- the cofG gene encoding 7,8-didemethyl-8-hydroxy-5-deazariboflavin synthase subunit CofG yields the protein MVSAYARPEKMQRGGSQPTGLEGTGAGWEASGSEPHRLEVVTCSHSLTFIPTYSCLFACGYCAFARPTPLASLEEAASCFVRGKQAGCHEVLIMSGEGVMVFPRLRATLAAWGFRDYHDYLAAVCRLALEQGLLPHINIGNQTEEEFRRLRPVCVSMGMMLETTSRELLRQPAHQHAPGKAPHLRLATLAAAGRAQVPFTTGLLIGIGETPADREASLEAIAELHHQYGHIQEVILQPFVPHPGTAMADWTGPDVPTLAAVVRLARAILPSDVVIQIPPNLVPEAADRRELVLAGARDLGGISPEPDQINPDAPWLAPARYAAELAAWGFVLRPRLAVYPRFQTRAWLDTAVYDLVRSKQAELDALGAIAPVPAVGAPGFQTCRTHTPRARR
- a CDS encoding OmpH family outer membrane protein, whose protein sequence is MPLFACLALSLLPPVGGSLPVSPAITTEPPAPQAAPAPPRIAVVNTQAFGELINEYRQQVVTLQTEFRPTLDAIQRLGAEIQAEEDALQRLADQLAPDVRLKRTDDLERKKKDFKRRQEDLNEAVEKRAAILLNPVREKISKALEAYAKERGIHILLDVVTAAEAGGLVYLAPGMDITEDFAARYNQNNPVTKPAASR
- the hisF gene encoding imidazole glycerol phosphate synthase subunit HisF — protein: MLAKRIIPCLDVNAGRVVKGVRFLDLVDAGDPVAQARRYDAEGADELVFLDITASSDRRAIVTQMVRAVADAVFIPFTVGGGIRTVDDMRAILLAGADKISINTAAVQQPQLIAEGALKFGSQCIVVAIDARRIPETNPPRWEVFLHGGRTPTGKDAIAWAIEAERLGAGEILLTSMDRDGTQDGYDLELTAQVAAAVSIPVIASGGVGTLEHLHAGLTVGGASAALAASIFHFGQHTIAEAKAYLRARGVCVRQV
- the hflX gene encoding GTPase HflX; the protein is MPISKVEGNTQGLKSSQVKRLERLLARRVPPRDIITPELARQMTELSAEIRRQVGVLISRHGQVECVMVGDAGGIVIPDLKRVRVGQGRFRGLRCLHTQLSGPGLTRDDLNDLALLRLDLMGVISVGDNGLPNWIHAAHLLPATDAVTDDTAEPWAYLDKVHPSQLQVDFLDLIEYLEAEFARTRRLRDARDLRDRAMLVVVTTGALADAEASMEELVELAESCDLVVVDKLIQRRRELDPKTLLGKGKLQEVIIRSLQHAADVLLFDQDLSPAQVRTIEAATDLKILDRTQLILDIFAQRARSREGKVQVELAQLKYLLPRLAGHGADMSRLAGGIGARGPGETKLEVDRRRARDRIADLEKLITSLRSQRQTRRAQRDRQQLPVVSIVGYTNAGKSTLLNTLTSSEVVAERRMFATLDPTSRRLRLPRDRDIIINDTVGFIRDLPPTLMAAFKATLEEIETSDLLLHLVDIAAPDYERRIAAVEDILAQLGLSHLPRQLVFNKADLLPAEQVAALCVRHQAIAIVAYDRATLPPLLQSIDAWLSSPGNREAGVGAGYAPWEPVGNASVLVS
- the bamA gene encoding outer membrane protein assembly factor BamA; protein product: MFRSFPSSVFPLHAAWAVLTLAAWLFCGVVMTTPVMAQGGLQADAMQDPLQPQLIEDVQFRGNRRIPTDTLRLYVTMKPGDLYSAEQAQRDYQAVLAQGFFDPLRSNITLEPGNTGGVIVVFNLTEYPVIRDIQYEGLKSIQLSDVLTRYKEKRISLTKDSPYDPVQVKRAEAELKTMLSERGRPNAIVTAEIEDVSKTSIIIIFNVDEGARVRVAKIDFEGNQVFSSRTLRKQMKYTKPSGFLTRFTSKDVYSPEKFETDMQLVAQFLREKGYLRPTIGKPRIENIGKVGGGIPLISKKSDGLRIVVPIDEGIRYRFGEITTEGSTIFTPEQVLLISGMRKGDIASAKTIREGVYERLKKAYGSRGYIQADVNVQPTFKPPAPGESEGVADFTIFIEEGSVYTIEQIEFSGNNTTRDKVLRRELLVSEGEPYNQELMEYSILLLNQLGYFDEIKKEDIQTTTDERRKTVNVVIKVKERGRQQIQFSGGVSGIGGSFIGLTYTTNNLFGYGQSVAVDIQAGNLFRNIALSYSDPYFLDRRIGFGVSVFSQRFRYASGISGAAIASGFFNSFTGLDERNLFTQDTTGASLSLSAPLAVLTNRFPKFSRVSRIGVSYSYSRSRITDPPVNRDNNPDNDIIVTFAQPGITISSLTPSFVYNTVNNPINPTSGRNFTLSFTWSGLGGRVKNLSPVLEYREFRPFRFLGQGIEKPAVLGMRFRAAHVSAYGTPFDSNSLAFIGGVPQFNRFYTGGEFEIRGYGIRTISPVAPIEDRRTTTDVRVVDALTGQVLQPGLQVSPTVIQEYTYTDKLFPLPPGSFQFIPVGGDSQLLLNLEYRIPIVGPLSVALFADGGSVFNLRSLSDQSIRARALPATLGSTPDSPVPGPIILRPDGTRLDGTRPNDPNPSGPLPDGFRVAFVQAQQASRTQVNLSQTLGGIGRNFRASLGAELQVNLPVLQVPFRLIFAYNPGAKTNVFDPRQLGIIEERGVIRFTVGRTF